A section of the Oncorhynchus tshawytscha isolate Ot180627B linkage group LG09, Otsh_v2.0, whole genome shotgun sequence genome encodes:
- the LOC121847222 gene encoding hemoglobin embryonic subunit alpha-like translates to MSLTAKDKKMVKAFWAKVAGKAEDIGCDALSRTLVVYPQTKTYFSHWKDLSPGSAPVRKHGGTIMGGISLAVASIDDISAGLLALSELHAFKLRVDPANFKILSHNILVVLAILFPNDFNPEAHVAMDKFLAAVGRALSEKYR, encoded by the exons ATGAGTCTCACCGCTAAGGACAAGAAAATGGTCAAGGCCTTCTGGGCCAAGGTGGCCGGCAAGGCTGAGGACATCGGCTGCGATGCTCTGTCTAG GACGCTGGTTGTGTACCCCCAGACCAAGACCTACTTCTCCCACTGGAAGGACCTGAGCCCCGGCTCTGCCCCAGTCAGGAAGCACGGTGGGACCATCATGGGAGGCATCAGTTTAGCGGTGGCCAGCATCGACGACATCAGCGCAGGTCTCCTCGCCCTCAGCGAGCTGCATGCCTTCAAGCTGCGTGTCGATCCCGCCAACTTCAAG ATCCTGTCCCACAACATCTTGGTGGTGCTGGCTATCTTGTTCCCCAATGATTTCAACCCCGAAGCTCATGTGGCCATGGACAAGTTCCTGGCAGCGGTGGGCCGGGCTCTGTCTGAGAAGTACCGATAA
- the LOC112258710 gene encoding hemoglobin subunit beta-like, whose amino-acid sequence MVQWTDFERATIQSVFEKMDYDDVGPAALSRCLVVYPWTQRYFGNFGNLYNAAAIQGNPMVAAHGKTVLRGLDRAVKNMDDIKATYAELSVLHSEKLRVDPDNFRLLADCLTIVVAARMGADFTADVQGAFQKFLAVVVSSLGRQYH is encoded by the exons ATGGTTCAGTGGACAGACTTTGAGCGCGCCACCATTCAGAGCGTCTTCGAGAAGATGGACTACGATGACGTTGGACCCGCGGCTCTTTCCAG GTGTCTGGTTGTGTACCCCTGGACCCAGAGGTATTTCGGTAACTTTGGAAACCTGTACAACGCCGCTGCCATCCAGGGAAACCCAATGGTCGCCGCTCACGGAAAGACCGTCCTGCGCGGACTGGACCGGGCTGTCAAGAACATGGATGACATCAAGGCCACCTACGCAGAGCTGAGCGTGCTGCACTCCGAGAAACTGCGCGTGGATCCAGACAACTTCCGG CTGCTGGCTGACTGCCTTACTATTGTCGTTGCTGCGAGAATGGGTGCTGACTTCACCGCTGATGTCCAGGGCGCTTTCCAGAAGTTCCTGGCCGTCGTGGTGAGCTCCCTGGGCAGACAGTACCACTAG
- the LOC112258711 gene encoding hemoglobin subunit alpha-1-like, whose amino-acid sequence MSLSAKGQGNCQGLFGKVAGRTEDVANEALSRTLLVYTQTKRYFSHWKDLSLGSAPVRKHRGTVMGGVLDVIGKIDDLNAGLLTLSELHAFMLRVDPVYFKIFNHNMLVTLAMMFPDDFTPEVHVATDTFLAQLALALSEKYG is encoded by the exons ATGAGTCTCTCCGCTAAAGGACAAGGCAATTGTCAAGGCCTTTTTGGCAAGGTTGCCGGCAGGACAGAGGATGTTGCCAACGAGGCGCTTTCCAG GACGCTGCTGGTGTACACACAGACCAAGAGATATTTCTCCCACTGGAAGGACCTGAGCCTCGGCTCTGCCCCGGTCAGGAAGCACCGTGGGACCGTTATGGGAGGCGTCCTGGATGTCATTGGGAAGATTGACGACCTTAATGCTGGTCTTCTTACACTCAGCGAGTTGCACGCCTTCATGTTGAGAGTGGATCCTGTCTACTTCAAG ATCTTCAACCACAACATGCTGGTGACGCTGGCCATGATGTTCCCTGACGACTTCACCCCTGAGGTGCACGTGGCCACAGACACGTTTCTGGCCCAGCTGGCCCTGGCTCTGTCTGAGAAGTACGGTTAA
- the LOC112258709 gene encoding hemoglobin subunit beta-like, with protein sequence MVQWTDFERKTIQSIFEKMDYDDVGPAALSRCLVVYPWTQRYFGNFGNLYNAAAIQGNPMVAAHGKTVLRGLDRAVKNMDDIKATYAELSVLHSEKLRVDPDNFRLLADCLTIVVAARMGADFTADVQGAFQKFLAVVVSSLGRQYH encoded by the exons ATGGTTCAGTGGACAGACTTCGAGCGCAAAACAATCCAGAGCATCTTCGAGAAGATGGACTACGATGACGTGGGCCCCGCGGCTCTTTCCAG GTGTCTGGTCGTGTACCCCTGGACCCAGAGGTATTTCGGTAACTTTGGAAACCTGTACAACGCCGCTGCCATCCAGGGAAACCCAATGGTCGCCGCTCACGGAAAGACCGTCCTGCGCGGACTGGACCGGGCTGTCAAGAACATGGATGACATCAAGGCCACCTACGCAGAGCTGAGCGTGCTGCACTCCGAGAAATTGCGGGTGGATCCCGACAACTTCCGG CTGCTGGCTGACTGCTTGACTATTGTCGTTGCTGCAAGAATGGGTGCTGACTTCACCGCTGACGTCCAGGGTGCTTTCCAGAAGTTCCTTGCCGTCGTGGTGAGCTCCCTGGGCAGACAGTACCACTAG
- the LOC112258698 gene encoding hemoglobin embryonic subunit alpha-like — protein sequence MAPAISCVLETARMSLTAKDKQIVTAFFGKVSGKAEDIGNEALSRTLVVYPQTKTYFSHWTDLSPGSAPVKKHGLTVMGGVLEAVTKIDDLAGGLLTLSELHAFTLRVDPANFKIINHNILVVLAILFPDDFTPEVHVSVDKFLAKLALALSEKYR from the exons ATGGCACCAGCAATATCTTGTGTCCTAGAAACCGCTAGAATGAGTCTCACAGCCAAGGACAAACAGATCGTGACAGCCTTTTTTGGAAAGGTGTCTGGCAAAGCAGAGGACATCGGAAATGAGGCTCTCTCTAG GACCCTGGTGGTGTACCCCCAGACCAAGACCTACTTCTCCCACTGGACGGACCTGAGCCCCGGCTCTGCTCCCGTCAAGAAGCACGGTCTGACCGTCATGGGAGGCGTCCTGGAAGCGGTGACCAAGATCGACGACCTGGCCGGTGGTCTTCTGACCCTCAGCGAGCTTCACGCCTTCACGCTGCGTGTGGATCCCGCCAACTTCAAG ATCATCAACCACAACATCCTGGTGGTGCTGGCCATACTGTTCCCTGACGACTTTACCCCTGAGGTGCACGTGTCTGTGGACAAGTTCCTCGCCAAGTTGGCCTTGGCGCTTTCCGAGAAGTATCGTTAA